A single genomic interval of Paenibacillus macerans harbors:
- a CDS encoding FkbM family methyltransferase, whose protein sequence is MDFYSSVQQLIRSMPVDNTFYMNQTILQSDRVAIFGAGSFGQDMAQNLLKANKKIEFFIDNDEKKHHNYICGIEVVSLDHILGMKKDDLLIIICSTWHNEIRQQLLHANVSNFIEADPVVISKYCYKYSAVREQFERFFTREQDKFDAVFHMLEDDSSKELFLHLIAYRVSGNIHCLKISDFKQYEHPIVRPEKRDVIIDGGGYVGDTAQQFNKLLDADCHIHSFEPSKDNFKKMKEWIENKGIQNVTTVQSGLGIENTELYMNSIEGEINPSNIIVEQGNEKVNIMAIDRYVEEYALQDVNLIKLDIEGFELSALQGADKTIQNFAPKIQVCLYHKKEDLIDIPLFFYNKYKDKHYKFYIGHHTDNYMETVLYAIRAKK, encoded by the coding sequence ATGGATTTTTATAGCAGTGTACAGCAATTAATCCGAAGTATGCCGGTAGACAACACATTTTATATGAATCAAACCATTTTACAAAGCGATAGGGTAGCAATATTTGGCGCTGGAAGTTTTGGACAGGATATGGCACAAAACCTCTTGAAAGCTAACAAAAAAATCGAATTCTTTATTGATAATGATGAAAAAAAACATCACAATTATATTTGTGGCATAGAAGTAGTTTCATTAGACCATATTTTAGGGATGAAGAAGGATGATCTCCTTATCATTATTTGCAGTACATGGCACAATGAAATAAGACAACAACTATTACATGCTAATGTATCAAATTTTATTGAAGCAGATCCTGTTGTTATTTCTAAATATTGTTATAAATATTCAGCGGTAAGAGAACAGTTTGAACGTTTTTTTACGAGAGAGCAAGATAAATTTGATGCAGTTTTTCATATGTTGGAGGACGATTCATCAAAGGAGCTCTTTCTACATTTAATTGCGTATCGCGTTTCAGGGAATATTCATTGTTTGAAGATATCGGATTTCAAGCAATACGAGCATCCGATTGTTAGACCTGAGAAGAGAGATGTCATTATAGATGGTGGTGGCTATGTCGGTGACACTGCGCAACAATTTAATAAATTATTAGATGCTGATTGTCATATTCATTCCTTTGAACCATCAAAGGATAATTTTAAGAAGATGAAAGAATGGATAGAGAATAAAGGTATACAAAATGTAACGACCGTTCAATCAGGTTTAGGAATCGAAAATACTGAGTTGTATATGAATTCAATCGAAGGTGAAATTAATCCGTCTAATATAATCGTTGAACAGGGAAATGAAAAGGTTAATATTATGGCAATTGATCGTTATGTAGAAGAATATGCGCTACAAGATGTTAACCTTATTAAATTGGATATTGAAGGGTTTGAATTATCTGCATTACAAGGAGCGGATAAAACCATACAAAATTTTGCTCCGAAGATACAAGTATGTCTATATCACAAAAAAGAAGATTTAATAGATATTCCGTTGTTTTTTTATAATAAATACAAGGACAAGCATTACAAATTTTATATTGGTCATCATACGGACAACTATATGGAAACCGTTTTGTATGCAATCCGCGCGAAAAAATAA
- the pseH gene encoding UDP-4-amino-4,6-dideoxy-N-acetyl-beta-L-altrosamine N-acetyltransferase — protein sequence MITFKKLDEGDLEQVLEWRTSEHVTRYMYTDIDKNLDNQMKWYKAISKDDTQYYWIIEYKGTAIGLISINNLDRINRKATSGYYLGDLRYSMIAGHIHPYLYNFAFFQLGLNKLYAEVMEGNDGIMKMHLHHGYTHTAIFKEHIYKYGHYHDVHYFELLASTWKEKCQKFHRFTAQFTL from the coding sequence GTGATTACCTTTAAGAAGCTGGATGAAGGTGATTTGGAGCAGGTACTGGAGTGGCGGACAAGCGAGCATGTAACCCGATATATGTATACCGATATTGACAAAAATCTGGATAATCAAATGAAATGGTATAAGGCTATTTCGAAGGATGACACGCAGTATTATTGGATCATTGAATATAAGGGTACGGCAATTGGTTTGATATCCATTAATAACCTGGATAGGATTAACCGGAAGGCTACATCTGGCTACTATCTTGGCGATCTAAGATACTCAATGATAGCAGGACACATTCATCCTTATCTTTATAATTTTGCTTTTTTTCAGCTGGGCTTAAATAAGCTCTATGCCGAAGTTATGGAAGGCAATGACGGCATAATGAAAATGCATCTTCACCACGGATATACACATACGGCTATCTTTAAGGAGCACATTTATAAATATGGGCATTATCATGATGTACATTACTTTGAATTGCTGGCCTCGACTTGGAAAGAGAAATGTCAGAAATTTCATAGGTTTACTGCACAGTTTACGCTGTAG
- a CDS encoding SDR family NAD(P)-dependent oxidoreductase produces the protein MLKGKNVFITGSTRGIGRSTAFVCAANGANLVLHGRDLSVLKQVKEEITGKYHVDVHLLAYDVCDPDEIKNAFVWIKKNLGRLDVLVNNAGVMDDALLGMVNERQMESTFSINIEAVIYHMQYASRLMTRQKQGSIINVSSIIGRTGNAGQVVYASSKAAVIGATYSAAKELGVHNIRVNAVAPGFIDTDMTKQFSEEVYKQRLSGIKMNRMGRPEEVANTILFLASDLSSYVTGQVIGVDGGMVI, from the coding sequence ATGCTGAAAGGAAAAAATGTATTTATCACAGGTTCTACAAGAGGGATTGGACGCTCAACTGCTTTCGTTTGCGCAGCAAATGGGGCGAATTTAGTGCTTCATGGTCGGGATCTTTCTGTGCTTAAGCAAGTCAAGGAAGAAATTACCGGTAAATACCACGTTGATGTTCACTTACTAGCTTATGACGTTTGTGATCCCGATGAAATAAAAAACGCATTTGTATGGATCAAAAAAAACTTAGGTAGATTAGATGTGCTTGTCAATAATGCCGGCGTGATGGATGATGCTCTGCTGGGCATGGTGAATGAGCGGCAAATGGAGTCTACCTTCTCGATCAATATCGAAGCAGTGATCTATCATATGCAGTATGCCTCTCGCTTGATGACCAGACAAAAGCAGGGCTCAATCATCAATGTCAGTTCTATTATCGGCAGAACGGGTAATGCGGGACAAGTAGTGTATGCCTCTAGCAAAGCAGCCGTGATCGGTGCGACCTATTCGGCCGCCAAAGAGCTTGGCGTGCATAATATCCGAGTCAATGCCGTTGCTCCGGGCTTCATCGATACCGATATGACCAAACAGTTTTCCGAAGAGGTGTATAAACAACGATTGAGCGGAATCAAGATGAATCGAATGGGAAGGCCGGAGGAGGTTGCTAACACGATTCTGTTCCTCGCCTCCGACCTCTCCTCTTATGTCACGGGACAAGTCATTGGTGTGGATGGCGGCATGGTGATTTAA